A part of Polyangiaceae bacterium genomic DNA contains:
- a CDS encoding YggT family protein encodes MISFVLLALNIYSWIVLGSALLSWFGLSEDNPLVKISNTLVEPVLAPIRKILPSLGGLDFSPMVLYLGIRLVIRLLAAKAGV; translated from the coding sequence GTGATCTCTTTCGTTCTCCTCGCCCTCAACATCTACAGCTGGATCGTACTCGGCTCGGCACTGTTGTCGTGGTTCGGGCTCTCCGAAGACAACCCGCTCGTCAAGATCAGCAACACGCTAGTCGAGCCAGTGCTCGCCCCAATCCGCAAGATCCTACCGTCTCTCGGCGGATTGGACTTCAGTCCCATGGTGCTCTACCTGGGTATTCGACTCGTCATCCGCCTGTTGGCTGCCAAAGCGGGCGTCTGA